One window of the Triticum dicoccoides isolate Atlit2015 ecotype Zavitan chromosome 3B, WEW_v2.0, whole genome shotgun sequence genome contains the following:
- the LOC119277226 gene encoding tyrosine N-monooxygenase-like produces the protein MLAPLLLVAITFMYLLKRLSPKSKIFSGTSSSATVPLPLPPGPSPWPVVGNLPEMMLNRPAFQWIHLVMEEMGTGIACFRLGGVHVVPITCPKIAREVLKKQDANFVSRPLSFASRTVSGGYRDAVLSPFGDQWKKMRRVLTSEIACPSRHEWLHDKRVDEADNFMRYVYNLTASSGMTESSAAAAGANVDVRHVARHYCGNVIRRLVFGMRHFEEAQPDGGPGPLEVEHVDAAFTSLGLLFSFSVRDNLPWLLGLDLDGDEKMVTEANATMNRLHDAVIEKRRRQHWKDGERQEELEDFLDILISLKDGDGNPLLSIQEIKALCMDMTLAAIDNPSNTVEWALGDMVNSPDLLDKAMEEINRVVGQERLVQESDFPQLNYVKACIREAFWLHPVAPFNVPHVAVADAIVFGYHVPKGSHILLSRVGLGRNSSVWDEPLDFKPERHIEDNIDVVLTESELRFISFSTGRRGCIAASLGTAMTVMLFSRLLQGFTWTKPAGVEVLHLVESKQDLLMAKPLVLHAEPRLPMHLYRMVK, from the exons ATGCTGGCACCTTTGCTGCTCGTCGCTATAACCTTCATGTACCTCCTCAAGAGGTTAAGCCCAAAGAGCAAGATCTTTAGTGGCACATCCTCATCGGCGACGGTGCCGCTCCCGCTCCCGCCGGGGCCGTCACCGTGGCCAGTGGTGGGCAACCTGCCCGAGATGATGCTCAACAGGCCGGCGTTCCAGTGGATCCATCTCGTGATGGAGGAGATGGGTACGGGCATCGCCTGCTTCCGCCTCGGTGGTGTCCACGTCGTCCCGATCACCTGCCCCAAGATCGCGAGGGAGGTGCTCAAGAAGCAGGACGCAAACTTCGTGTCCCGCCCGCTCAGCTTCGCCTCCCGGACCGTCAGTGGCGGGTACAGGGACGCCGTGCTCTCGCCTTTCGGCGACCAGTGGAAGAAGATGCGACGGGTGCTCACATCCGAGATCGCCTGCCCTTCCCGCCACGAGTGGCTCCACGACAAGCGCGTCGACGAGGCCGACAACTTCATGCGGTACGTCTACAACCTCACGGCCTCCTCCGGCATGACggagtcgtcggcggcggcggcaggcgccaACGTCGATGTCAGGCACGTCGCGCGGCATTACTGCGGCAACGTCATCCGCCGGCTTGTTTTCGGGATGCGACACTTCGAGGAGGCCCAGCCCGACGGCGGGCCGGGGCCGCTCGAGGTGGAGCACGTGGACGCGGCCTTCACCTCCCTGGGGCTCCTCTTTTCGTTCTCCGTCCGTGACAACCTCCCATGGCTGTTAGGCCTTGACCTCGACGGCGACGAGAAGATGGTCACGGAGGCCAACGCGACGATGAATAGACTGCACGACGCGGTCATCGAAAAGCGGCGTAGGCAGCACTGGAAGGACGGCGAGAGGCAGGAGGAGCTCGAAGACTTCCTCGACATTCTCATCTCGCTCAAAGACGGCGATGGCAACCCGTTGCTCAGCATCCAGGAAATTAAAGCGCTGTGCATG GACATGACATTAGCGGCGATAGACAACCCGTCCAACACCGTGGAGTGGGCATTGGGGGACATGGTGAATAGCCCAGATTTGCTAGACAAGGCTATGGAAGAGATAAACCGGGTGGTTGGTCAGGAGAGACTGGTGCAGGAGTCAGACTTCCCACAACTCAACTACGTCAAGGCGTGTATACGAGAAGCATTTTGGTTGCACCCTGTCGCGCCCTTCAATGTACCACATGTCGCGGTCGCCGATGCCATTGTCTTCGGCTACCACGTGCCAAAGGGCAGCCACATTCTTCTAAGTCGGGTTGGCTTAGGACGGAACTCGTCTGTTTGGGATGAGCCGCTTGACTTCAAGCCAGAGCGCCATATAGAAGACAATATTGATGTGGTGCTCACAGAGAGCGAGTTGCGATTTATCTCCTTTAGCACTGGTCGTCGCGGCTGCATTGCGGCGTCTCTAGGGACGGCCATGACTGTCATGCTGTTTAGCAGGCTCTTGCAAGGCTTCACATGGACCAAGCCAGCAGGAGTGGAGGTCCTCCATCTCGTAGAGTCCAAGCAAGACCTCTTGATGGCAAAGCCACTGGTGCTACATGCAGAACCACGCCTACCGATGCACCTCTACCGCATGGTTAAGTAA